One genomic segment of Canis lupus baileyi chromosome 33, mCanLup2.hap1, whole genome shotgun sequence includes these proteins:
- the TRMT10A gene encoding tRNA methyltransferase 10 homolog A isoform X3, with amino-acid sequence MSSEMLPAFIESSNVERKQSLSEDQEKSQKPRLGEQLEPISKRQMKKLIKQKQWEEQRELRKQKRKEKRKRKQLERQCQLESNLDGNDRKRIRRDVVHSTLRLIIDCSFDSLMVLKDIKKLHKQIQRCYAENRRALHPVQFYLTSHGGQLKKNMDENDKGWVNWKDIHIKPEHYSEFIKKEDLIYLTSDSPNVLKELDESKAYVIGGLVDHNHHKGLTYKQASDHGIDHAQLPLGNFVKMNSRKVLAINHVFEIILEYLETRDWQEAFFTILPQRKGAVPTDRACESSSHDLKSARIEDGLDSDSSEEDNSRNELESPHEEEKQDKENSSESTVNSIPH; translated from the exons ATGTCCTCTGAAATGTTGCCAGCATTTATTGAGTCTTCTAATGTTGAAAGAAAGCAAAGTTTAAGTGAAGATCAAGAGAAGAGCCAGAAGCCAAGATTAGGTGAACAGTTAGAACCAATATCTAAACGACAGATGAAGAAGCTAATTAAACAGAAACAGTGGGAAGAACAACGAGAACTCCGCAA ACAAAAGCGAAAGGAAAAACgcaaaagaaaacaattagagCGACAGTGTCAACTGGAATCAAACTTAGATGGAAATGACAGAAAACGTATCCGAAGAGATGTTGTTCACAGCACACTCCGCCTTATCATTGACTGCAGTTTTGACAGCCTAATGGTATTAAAG GACATTAAGAAACTTCATAAGCAGATTCAGCGATGTTATGCAGAAAATCGACGGGCACTGCATCCTGTGCAG TTTTACTTGACAAGTCATGGAGGCCAGTTGAAAAAGAACATGGATGAAAATGACAAAGGATGGGTCAACTGGAAG GATATCCACATCAAACCAGAGCATTATAGTGAATTCATAAAGAAAGAAGACCTGATTTATCTAACATCAGACTCACCTAATGTACTAAAGGAATTAGATGAATCAAAGGCCTATGTGATCGGAGGATTAGTGGATCACAACCATCACAAG GGACTCACATATAAACAAGCATCAGATCATGGAATTGATCATGCACAGCTCCCCCTTGGAAATTTTGTGAAGATGAATAGTAGAAAAGTTTTGGCAATTAATCATG TGTTTGAGATTATTCTGGAATATCTGGAAACCAGAGACTGGCAAGAAGCATTTTTTACTATCTTACCCCAACGGAAAGGAGCTGTACCCACAGACAGAGCCTGTGAAAGTTCTTCGCATGATCTGAAATCTGCCAGGATTGAAGATGGGTTGGACAGTGATTCCAGTGAGGAGGACAATAGCAGAAATGAACTAGAGTCACCCCACGAAGAAGAAAAGCAGGATAAAGAAAATAGCAGTGAATCTACAGTGAACTCAATACCACACTAA
- the TRMT10A gene encoding tRNA methyltransferase 10 homolog A isoform X4, translated as MSSEMLPAFIESSNVERKQSLSEDQEKSQKPRLGEQLEPISKRQMKKLIKQKQWEEQRELRKQKRKEKRKRKQLERQCQLESNLDGNDRKRIRRDVVHSTLRLIIDCSFDSLMDIKKLHKQIQRCYAENRRALHPVQFYLTSHGGQLKKNMDENDKGWVNWKDIHIKPEHYSEFIKKEDLIYLTSDSPNVLKELDESKAYVIGGLVDHNHHKGLTYKQASDHGIDHAQLPLGNFVKMNSRKVLAINHVFEIILEYLETRDWQEAFFTILPQRKGAVPTDRACESSSHDLKSARIEDGLDSDSSEEDNSRNELESPHEEEKQDKENSSESTVNSIPH; from the exons ATGTCCTCTGAAATGTTGCCAGCATTTATTGAGTCTTCTAATGTTGAAAGAAAGCAAAGTTTAAGTGAAGATCAAGAGAAGAGCCAGAAGCCAAGATTAGGTGAACAGTTAGAACCAATATCTAAACGACAGATGAAGAAGCTAATTAAACAGAAACAGTGGGAAGAACAACGAGAACTCCGCAA ACAAAAGCGAAAGGAAAAACgcaaaagaaaacaattagagCGACAGTGTCAACTGGAATCAAACTTAGATGGAAATGACAGAAAACGTATCCGAAGAGATGTTGTTCACAGCACACTCCGCCTTATCATTGACTGCAGTTTTGACAGCCTAATG GACATTAAGAAACTTCATAAGCAGATTCAGCGATGTTATGCAGAAAATCGACGGGCACTGCATCCTGTGCAG TTTTACTTGACAAGTCATGGAGGCCAGTTGAAAAAGAACATGGATGAAAATGACAAAGGATGGGTCAACTGGAAG GATATCCACATCAAACCAGAGCATTATAGTGAATTCATAAAGAAAGAAGACCTGATTTATCTAACATCAGACTCACCTAATGTACTAAAGGAATTAGATGAATCAAAGGCCTATGTGATCGGAGGATTAGTGGATCACAACCATCACAAG GGACTCACATATAAACAAGCATCAGATCATGGAATTGATCATGCACAGCTCCCCCTTGGAAATTTTGTGAAGATGAATAGTAGAAAAGTTTTGGCAATTAATCATG TGTTTGAGATTATTCTGGAATATCTGGAAACCAGAGACTGGCAAGAAGCATTTTTTACTATCTTACCCCAACGGAAAGGAGCTGTACCCACAGACAGAGCCTGTGAAAGTTCTTCGCATGATCTGAAATCTGCCAGGATTGAAGATGGGTTGGACAGTGATTCCAGTGAGGAGGACAATAGCAGAAATGAACTAGAGTCACCCCACGAAGAAGAAAAGCAGGATAAAGAAAATAGCAGTGAATCTACAGTGAACTCAATACCACACTAA
- the TRMT10A gene encoding tRNA methyltransferase 10 homolog A isoform X1 has translation MKSRHQIMSSEMLPAFIESSNVERKQSLSEDQEKSQKPRLGEQLEPISKRQMKKLIKQKQWEEQRELRKQKRKEKRKRKQLERQCQLESNLDGNDRKRIRRDVVHSTLRLIIDCSFDSLMVLKDIKKLHKQIQRCYAENRRALHPVQFYLTSHGGQLKKNMDENDKGWVNWKDIHIKPEHYSEFIKKEDLIYLTSDSPNVLKELDESKAYVIGGLVDHNHHKGLTYKQASDHGIDHAQLPLGNFVKMNSRKVLAINHVFEIILEYLETRDWQEAFFTILPQRKGAVPTDRACESSSHDLKSARIEDGLDSDSSEEDNSRNELESPHEEEKQDKENSSESTVNSIPH, from the exons aGGCATCAAATAATGTCCTCTGAAATGTTGCCAGCATTTATTGAGTCTTCTAATGTTGAAAGAAAGCAAAGTTTAAGTGAAGATCAAGAGAAGAGCCAGAAGCCAAGATTAGGTGAACAGTTAGAACCAATATCTAAACGACAGATGAAGAAGCTAATTAAACAGAAACAGTGGGAAGAACAACGAGAACTCCGCAA ACAAAAGCGAAAGGAAAAACgcaaaagaaaacaattagagCGACAGTGTCAACTGGAATCAAACTTAGATGGAAATGACAGAAAACGTATCCGAAGAGATGTTGTTCACAGCACACTCCGCCTTATCATTGACTGCAGTTTTGACAGCCTAATGGTATTAAAG GACATTAAGAAACTTCATAAGCAGATTCAGCGATGTTATGCAGAAAATCGACGGGCACTGCATCCTGTGCAG TTTTACTTGACAAGTCATGGAGGCCAGTTGAAAAAGAACATGGATGAAAATGACAAAGGATGGGTCAACTGGAAG GATATCCACATCAAACCAGAGCATTATAGTGAATTCATAAAGAAAGAAGACCTGATTTATCTAACATCAGACTCACCTAATGTACTAAAGGAATTAGATGAATCAAAGGCCTATGTGATCGGAGGATTAGTGGATCACAACCATCACAAG GGACTCACATATAAACAAGCATCAGATCATGGAATTGATCATGCACAGCTCCCCCTTGGAAATTTTGTGAAGATGAATAGTAGAAAAGTTTTGGCAATTAATCATG TGTTTGAGATTATTCTGGAATATCTGGAAACCAGAGACTGGCAAGAAGCATTTTTTACTATCTTACCCCAACGGAAAGGAGCTGTACCCACAGACAGAGCCTGTGAAAGTTCTTCGCATGATCTGAAATCTGCCAGGATTGAAGATGGGTTGGACAGTGATTCCAGTGAGGAGGACAATAGCAGAAATGAACTAGAGTCACCCCACGAAGAAGAAAAGCAGGATAAAGAAAATAGCAGTGAATCTACAGTGAACTCAATACCACACTAA
- the TRMT10A gene encoding tRNA methyltransferase 10 homolog A isoform X2 has translation MKSRHQIMSSEMLPAFIESSNVERKQSLSEDQEKSQKPRLGEQLEPISKRQMKKLIKQKQWEEQRELRKQKRKEKRKRKQLERQCQLESNLDGNDRKRIRRDVVHSTLRLIIDCSFDSLMDIKKLHKQIQRCYAENRRALHPVQFYLTSHGGQLKKNMDENDKGWVNWKDIHIKPEHYSEFIKKEDLIYLTSDSPNVLKELDESKAYVIGGLVDHNHHKGLTYKQASDHGIDHAQLPLGNFVKMNSRKVLAINHVFEIILEYLETRDWQEAFFTILPQRKGAVPTDRACESSSHDLKSARIEDGLDSDSSEEDNSRNELESPHEEEKQDKENSSESTVNSIPH, from the exons aGGCATCAAATAATGTCCTCTGAAATGTTGCCAGCATTTATTGAGTCTTCTAATGTTGAAAGAAAGCAAAGTTTAAGTGAAGATCAAGAGAAGAGCCAGAAGCCAAGATTAGGTGAACAGTTAGAACCAATATCTAAACGACAGATGAAGAAGCTAATTAAACAGAAACAGTGGGAAGAACAACGAGAACTCCGCAA ACAAAAGCGAAAGGAAAAACgcaaaagaaaacaattagagCGACAGTGTCAACTGGAATCAAACTTAGATGGAAATGACAGAAAACGTATCCGAAGAGATGTTGTTCACAGCACACTCCGCCTTATCATTGACTGCAGTTTTGACAGCCTAATG GACATTAAGAAACTTCATAAGCAGATTCAGCGATGTTATGCAGAAAATCGACGGGCACTGCATCCTGTGCAG TTTTACTTGACAAGTCATGGAGGCCAGTTGAAAAAGAACATGGATGAAAATGACAAAGGATGGGTCAACTGGAAG GATATCCACATCAAACCAGAGCATTATAGTGAATTCATAAAGAAAGAAGACCTGATTTATCTAACATCAGACTCACCTAATGTACTAAAGGAATTAGATGAATCAAAGGCCTATGTGATCGGAGGATTAGTGGATCACAACCATCACAAG GGACTCACATATAAACAAGCATCAGATCATGGAATTGATCATGCACAGCTCCCCCTTGGAAATTTTGTGAAGATGAATAGTAGAAAAGTTTTGGCAATTAATCATG TGTTTGAGATTATTCTGGAATATCTGGAAACCAGAGACTGGCAAGAAGCATTTTTTACTATCTTACCCCAACGGAAAGGAGCTGTACCCACAGACAGAGCCTGTGAAAGTTCTTCGCATGATCTGAAATCTGCCAGGATTGAAGATGGGTTGGACAGTGATTCCAGTGAGGAGGACAATAGCAGAAATGAACTAGAGTCACCCCACGAAGAAGAAAAGCAGGATAAAGAAAATAGCAGTGAATCTACAGTGAACTCAATACCACACTAA